A window of the Acidimicrobiales bacterium genome harbors these coding sequences:
- a CDS encoding glycosyltransferase family 4 protein: protein MRTNVKETMTVLGVTPTGVLSGAERVLIRHALAGPSFGDTWAIACPDGPAADRIESDGIRRVRVPELKLGGGPRPLAAAWLALNNLRALRPLWREARRADVIIANSVLCLPVLKLLRALGVETPVAWLVHDVITRPDLERMAKWSASVVDRSIPVSEASAELSRAMGIPTTVVRNGINPRTEEAEPTDDDPVIGLNAVLTHWKGQHVLLEAMALVDPPARAELLGGTLPKDGPYEAQLRERAAQPDLAGRVSFLGHTEDTDSVMQKWTIAVSASVEPEAGPLSVLEAMSLGLPVIVTNHGGAPEIALDTGLIVEPGDPAALAEAITTLLANSSRRHTLGQAGRKLVADLLRRDQLESDFRVTVHAELVKREQ from the coding sequence ATGCGAACGAACGTAAAGGAGACGATGACGGTGCTCGGCGTCACCCCCACCGGGGTGTTGTCGGGTGCCGAGCGAGTCTTGATCCGTCATGCGCTGGCTGGTCCGTCATTCGGCGACACCTGGGCGATTGCGTGTCCCGACGGCCCGGCCGCCGACCGGATCGAGTCCGACGGCATCCGGCGTGTGCGTGTTCCCGAACTCAAGCTCGGTGGAGGGCCCAGGCCCCTTGCCGCAGCGTGGCTCGCGCTCAACAACCTGCGAGCGTTGCGCCCGCTGTGGCGAGAAGCGCGCCGGGCCGACGTGATCATCGCCAACTCGGTGCTGTGCCTGCCCGTCCTCAAGCTGCTGCGGGCGCTCGGGGTCGAGACCCCGGTGGCCTGGTTGGTGCACGACGTGATCACGCGACCGGACCTGGAGCGGATGGCGAAGTGGTCGGCCTCGGTCGTCGATCGGTCGATCCCGGTGTCGGAGGCGTCGGCCGAGCTGTCACGGGCCATGGGGATCCCGACCACGGTGGTCCGCAACGGGATCAATCCCCGGACCGAGGAGGCCGAGCCGACCGACGACGATCCGGTCATCGGTCTGAATGCCGTGCTCACGCACTGGAAGGGACAGCACGTCCTGCTCGAGGCGATGGCACTGGTCGACCCCCCGGCCCGCGCCGAACTGCTCGGCGGAACGCTGCCGAAAGACGGCCCCTACGAAGCGCAGCTCCGCGAGCGTGCCGCGCAGCCCGATCTCGCCGGTCGGGTGTCGTTCCTCGGTCACACCGAAGACACCGACTCGGTGATGCAGAAGTGGACGATCGCGGTGTCGGCGAGTGTCGAGCCCGAGGCCGGGCCGCTGTCGGTGCTCGAGGCGATGAGCCTCGGCCTTCCGGTGATCGTCACCAATCACGGCGGTGCCCCCGAGATCGCCCTCGACACCGGGCTCATCGTCGAACCCGGCGACCCGGCGGCGCTGGCCGAGGCGATCACGACGCTGCTCGCCAACTCGTCCCGTCGACACACGTTGGGGCAAGCCGGTCGCAAGTTGGTGGCCGATCTCCTGCGCCGCGATCAACTCGAATCGGACTTCCGGGTCACGGTGCACGCCGAACTGGTCAAGCGGGAGCAGTGA
- a CDS encoding polysaccharide deacetylase family protein: MSRFEGPISALRQLPRRRAASGAVVLGYHDLVADDVDAAGMTVGRRLFARHLDVLADLGIEIVSLRRLVDALAAGDPVDRLGVITFDDALLGVLEHAVPELSARGLTATVFTVTGHLGVEPPWWPEVQRTLTESELVALTDAGLELASHTVSHASLPILSASQVEHELGDSRRDLELLTGGPIDLLAYPSGHHDAEVRRLAADAGYRAAFTFLNGRILGDEDPFVLPRLTMGTHMTPLRLRYHLLRSATSWPDHQLDAVGAVIP; this comes from the coding sequence GTGAGCCGATTCGAGGGACCGATCTCCGCACTGCGCCAGCTCCCGCGGCGGCGAGCAGCGTCGGGCGCGGTCGTCCTCGGCTACCACGATCTGGTCGCCGACGACGTCGACGCAGCCGGCATGACCGTCGGACGGCGCCTGTTCGCCCGCCATCTCGACGTGCTCGCCGACTTGGGGATCGAGATCGTGTCGCTGCGACGGCTCGTCGACGCGCTCGCCGCCGGTGATCCCGTCGACCGGCTCGGGGTCATCACGTTCGACGACGCGCTGCTCGGCGTCCTCGAGCACGCCGTCCCGGAGTTGAGCGCACGAGGACTCACGGCCACCGTGTTCACCGTCACCGGACATCTCGGCGTGGAACCACCGTGGTGGCCCGAGGTGCAGCGCACCCTCACCGAAAGCGAACTGGTGGCGCTCACCGATGCCGGGCTCGAGTTGGCCTCACACACGGTGTCGCACGCCTCGCTGCCCATCCTTTCGGCCTCGCAGGTCGAGCACGAGTTGGGCGACTCGCGTCGCGATCTCGAGCTTCTCACCGGTGGCCCGATCGACCTGCTGGCCTACCCGTCGGGGCATCACGACGCAGAGGTTCGGCGGTTGGCGGCCGACGCCGGCTACCGGGCCGCCTTCACCTTTCTCAACGGCCGAATCCTGGGCGACGAAGACCCATTCGTATTGCCGAGACTGACCATGGGGACCCACATGACCCCGCTGCGGCTCCGCTATCACCTGCTGAGGTCGGCGACGTCGTGGCCGGACCACCAGCTCGACGCGGTCGGGGCGGTCATCCCGTGA
- a CDS encoding cellulase family glycosylhydrolase encodes MRGSWIHWAAAIGVFAGLAASSPSEDLAVPGVVAATPFERDDAGVPTMEIEMGIAPGSGIARLSDDDLAADLERLRAAGITWIRLDLPWSVIEPERGDFDWSTTDRLIEAALAHDLEVDALLAYTPWWANGDADSDKFAPLDPTEFARFAAAAAERYAPQGVHTWELWNEPNLSNFWAPSPDPVAYADLASAAAAAIRQADPEAFIISGGLAPAVDEAGNSVAPETFLSEMFAVLAPGTLDAVGIHPYSFPADPTDRDEQWNTYGRLPEIAVLVDGAAGAPLPLWLTEFGAPFDPDDPSRQADIVVEGVACAQPSPFTGPVFVYALRDAIEPADELPFGLIDADGTDRPSWTALAELLASPGSFDGDCW; translated from the coding sequence GTGAGGGGTTCGTGGATCCATTGGGCGGCCGCGATCGGCGTCTTCGCCGGTCTCGCGGCGTCGTCGCCGAGCGAGGATCTCGCCGTGCCCGGTGTCGTGGCGGCAACACCGTTCGAACGTGACGACGCAGGAGTGCCCACCATGGAAATCGAGATGGGCATCGCTCCCGGCAGCGGCATCGCCCGACTGAGCGACGACGACCTCGCCGCCGACCTCGAACGGCTCCGTGCGGCGGGGATCACCTGGATCCGCCTCGATCTCCCATGGTCGGTGATCGAACCCGAGCGAGGGGACTTCGACTGGTCAACCACCGACCGGCTGATCGAGGCTGCGCTCGCCCACGATCTCGAAGTCGACGCGCTCCTCGCCTACACGCCGTGGTGGGCGAACGGTGACGCCGATTCCGACAAGTTCGCCCCCCTCGATCCCACCGAATTCGCACGGTTCGCCGCCGCTGCCGCCGAGCGCTACGCCCCGCAAGGCGTGCATACGTGGGAGCTGTGGAACGAGCCGAACCTGTCGAACTTCTGGGCGCCGTCGCCCGACCCGGTGGCCTACGCCGATCTGGCGTCAGCGGCCGCAGCGGCGATCCGCCAAGCCGACCCCGAGGCGTTCATCATCAGTGGCGGTCTGGCACCGGCGGTCGATGAAGCGGGGAATTCGGTCGCGCCCGAAACGTTCCTGAGCGAGATGTTCGCCGTACTTGCGCCCGGCACGCTCGACGCCGTCGGGATCCACCCCTACAGCTTCCCGGCCGATCCGACCGACCGAGACGAGCAATGGAACACCTACGGTCGGCTTCCGGAGATCGCCGTGCTGGTCGATGGCGCGGCCGGCGCCCCGCTGCCGCTCTGGCTCACCGAGTTCGGTGCCCCGTTCGATCCAGATGATCCCAGCCGCCAGGCCGACATCGTGGTCGAAGGCGTGGCGTGCGCCCAGCCGTCGCCCTTCACCGGCCCCGTATTCGTCTACGCCCTGCGTGATGCCATCGAGCCGGCCGACGAACTGCCCTTCGGTCTCATCGATGCCGATGGCACCGATCGCCCGTCGTGGACCGCGCTCGCTGAGCTGCTGGCATCGCCAGGCTCGTTCGACGGCGACTGCTGGTGA
- a CDS encoding glycosyltransferase family 1 protein — protein sequence MPSIVLNALALRPGGSGVQTYSRELIRGLRAQLPDSVELAARVQRDAVSELPSGVEAVARPVSKGARRLIEGWRPVHDADLVHGLDVDLPWRVDAPTVATVHDLSVFDVPWAFSRYRAAGERVAVAKGVRSADALIAVSKFTADAIGNRFGRAATVIHLAPAPEMQPSTADERAEVVRRYGLPDRFVLHVGTIEPRKDVAGLVEACRRLDVLLVLAGALEADLPEGADVRLLGYVPAADLAPLYGSATVVAYPSRYEGFGLPPIEAMACGAAVVASAVGALPEVLADDFDLVAPGDLDQLTEALRAALSDEQQRAKLLRLGREAVERLSWDDTAAATIEVYRQLGVTW from the coding sequence ATGCCGTCGATCGTCCTGAACGCGCTCGCCCTCCGTCCCGGTGGAAGCGGCGTGCAGACCTACAGCCGCGAGCTCATCCGAGGGCTGCGGGCCCAGCTGCCCGATTCGGTAGAGCTCGCTGCCCGGGTCCAGCGCGACGCGGTCAGCGAATTGCCGAGCGGTGTCGAGGCCGTCGCCCGTCCGGTCAGCAAGGGTGCTCGCCGGTTGATCGAGGGATGGCGTCCGGTGCATGACGCCGACCTCGTGCATGGGCTCGACGTCGACCTGCCGTGGCGTGTTGACGCACCCACGGTCGCCACCGTCCACGACCTTTCCGTCTTCGATGTGCCATGGGCATTCTCTCGCTACCGGGCCGCCGGCGAGCGGGTCGCCGTGGCGAAGGGCGTGCGCTCGGCCGACGCCTTGATCGCCGTGTCGAAGTTCACCGCCGACGCCATCGGCAATCGGTTCGGGCGCGCGGCAACCGTGATCCACCTTGCACCGGCACCCGAGATGCAGCCGTCGACCGCCGATGAGCGAGCCGAGGTTGTTCGCCGCTACGGACTGCCCGATCGCTTCGTACTGCACGTCGGCACCATCGAGCCCCGCAAGGATGTGGCCGGTCTCGTCGAGGCGTGTCGTCGCCTCGATGTCCTCCTCGTGCTCGCCGGTGCGCTCGAAGCCGACCTGCCCGAGGGTGCCGACGTGCGCCTTCTCGGCTACGTGCCCGCCGCCGATCTCGCTCCGCTGTACGGCTCGGCGACGGTGGTCGCGTACCCGTCCCGCTACGAAGGGTTCGGCCTCCCGCCGATCGAGGCGATGGCGTGCGGCGCTGCGGTGGTCGCTTCAGCGGTCGGCGCGCTTCCCGAGGTGCTCGCCGACGACTTCGATCTCGTGGCGCCGGGCGATCTCGATCAGCTGACCGAGGCGCTCCGGGCCGCGTTGTCCGACGAACAGCAGCGGGCCAAACTCCTACGGTTGGGTCGCGAGGCCGTCGAGCGGCTCTCATGGGACGACACGGCGGCGGCGACGATCGAGGTCTACCGACAACTCGGGGTGACCTGGTGA
- a CDS encoding glycosyltransferase family 4 protein — MKVLFVNENIGGHATVHHHLRRALEHHPEVEATFLDAPPAGLLRRIVGASLPLLGRLDLDLQPLRAQLALSFAVRRRLRRLIDNADVVHLYTQNAGLASIGLLRRRPLVVSLDTTNARNAYRLPYRAPTRFTPWTVPLSKWFEQRVFAQAHTVVANSEWAASSLRADYGLAGDQLVVSPSGIAAPVGERSADRSDRPVIVFLGRQLERKGGLELIEAWRNHVADRADLLLVTKDPVPPAPGLSVVDDLDQGDARLWQILADADILAFPSTIDQAPNAVIEAMAAGLPVVATPVAGITEMVIDGETGRHVPPHDPDAMGKALAELVNDPAMRARMGAAGRARYEAVYDIDRTVCRLIDVLTAAASPRELGGRS; from the coding sequence GTGAAGGTGCTGTTCGTCAACGAGAACATCGGTGGCCACGCGACCGTCCACCACCACCTCCGTCGCGCACTCGAGCACCACCCCGAGGTCGAGGCGACGTTCCTCGATGCGCCACCGGCCGGACTCCTTCGACGGATCGTCGGCGCCTCGCTTCCCCTGCTCGGTCGTCTCGACCTCGACCTCCAGCCGCTGCGGGCGCAATTGGCGTTGAGCTTCGCCGTGCGTCGGCGGCTGCGCCGCCTCATCGACAACGCCGACGTGGTTCACCTCTACACGCAGAACGCCGGCCTGGCGAGCATCGGTCTGCTTCGCCGCCGGCCGCTCGTCGTCAGCCTCGACACCACCAACGCCCGCAACGCCTACCGGCTGCCGTATCGGGCGCCCACCCGTTTCACGCCGTGGACGGTGCCGCTGTCCAAGTGGTTCGAACAGCGGGTGTTCGCCCAGGCGCACACGGTCGTCGCGAACTCCGAGTGGGCGGCGTCGTCGCTACGCGCCGACTACGGCCTGGCCGGCGACCAGCTGGTCGTCAGCCCCTCCGGCATCGCAGCACCCGTCGGTGAACGATCGGCCGACCGCTCGGATCGACCCGTGATCGTCTTCCTCGGGCGGCAGCTCGAGCGCAAAGGTGGCCTCGAGCTGATCGAGGCGTGGCGCAACCACGTTGCCGACCGAGCCGATCTGCTCCTCGTCACCAAGGACCCGGTGCCGCCGGCCCCTGGGTTGTCGGTGGTCGACGACCTCGATCAGGGCGACGCTCGGCTGTGGCAGATCCTGGCCGACGCCGACATCTTGGCGTTCCCGTCGACCATCGATCAGGCACCCAACGCCGTGATCGAGGCCATGGCGGCGGGCCTGCCGGTGGTGGCGACTCCGGTTGCCGGGATCACCGAGATGGTCATCGACGGTGAGACCGGCCGACACGTCCCTCCGCACGACCCCGATGCCATGGGAAAGGCGCTGGCAGAACTGGTCAACGACCCGGCGATGCGAGCCCGCATGGGGGCGGCCGGACGAGCGCGATACGAGGCGGTCTACGACATCGATCGCACGGTGTGCCGGCTGATCGACGTCCTCACCGCAGCGGCGTCGCCCCGGGAGCTTGGAGGCCGATCGTGA